A part of Halodesulfovibrio marinisediminis DSM 17456 genomic DNA contains:
- a CDS encoding nucleotidyltransferase family protein has translation MVADWKKTLIRSTLTLREALAVLDASSQRILLVEDGELRLLGTITDGDIRRGLLNGLTEEDSITQFMTDHPIIAPSSMSGSELVNLMQEKSILAVPLVDGGVICGLATLENLLKNKQHDNPVFLMAGGFGTRLRPLTDSCPKPLLHVGEKPILERVLLNFVNEGFHDFYISTHYLAEKIMDYFGDGSRWGVTIQYVHEEEPLGTGGALGLLPDDLTDLPLLMINSDILTTLSFEKLLAYHNAEEADATMCVREYEYQVPYGVVTSKGNRILGMVEKPVQRFHVNAGVYVVSSSVVRSVPPNTYIDMPTLLEQHVELNNKVLMYPVHDYWLDIGRMDDFQRAQQDIMKLGECG, from the coding sequence ATGGTAGCAGATTGGAAAAAAACACTTATTAGAAGCACATTAACATTGCGTGAAGCTCTTGCTGTTCTTGATGCGAGTTCTCAGCGTATTCTTCTTGTTGAAGATGGTGAATTGCGGTTGCTTGGGACTATTACTGATGGTGATATTCGACGTGGCTTACTGAACGGGCTTACTGAAGAGGATTCGATTACTCAGTTTATGACCGATCATCCAATTATAGCACCTTCTTCTATGTCAGGTAGTGAACTTGTTAATTTGATGCAAGAAAAAAGTATACTAGCAGTTCCTTTAGTTGACGGTGGAGTTATCTGTGGACTAGCAACTCTGGAAAATCTTTTAAAAAATAAGCAACACGATAATCCTGTTTTTTTGATGGCTGGGGGGTTTGGCACTCGACTGCGTCCTTTGACAGACTCCTGTCCAAAACCATTACTTCATGTTGGTGAGAAACCGATATTAGAGCGTGTGTTGTTGAATTTTGTTAATGAAGGGTTCCATGATTTTTACATATCGACCCATTATCTTGCTGAAAAAATTATGGATTATTTTGGGGATGGCAGTCGGTGGGGAGTGACGATTCAATATGTACATGAAGAGGAGCCGCTTGGAACAGGTGGGGCACTTGGTTTACTTCCTGATGATCTTACCGACCTGCCATTGCTTATGATTAATAGTGATATTCTAACAACTTTGAGTTTTGAAAAGTTGCTGGCATATCATAATGCAGAAGAAGCTGATGCTACAATGTGTGTTCGAGAATACGAATATCAGGTGCCATATGGCGTTGTAACTTCTAAAGGTAATCGAATCTTAGGGATGGTTGAAAAGCCTGTGCAACGGTTTCACGTTAATGCAGGAGTTTATGTTGTAAGCTCAAGTGTTGTGAGAAGTGTTCCTCCTAATACATATATTGATATGCCCACTCTTTTAGAACAGCATGTTGAACTAAATAATAAAGTTTTGATGTACCCAGTGCATGATTATTGGCTGGATATTGGACGAATGGATGACTTCCAACGTGCACAGCAAGATATTATGAAATTGGGAGAGTGTGGATGA
- a CDS encoding oxidoreductase, whose product MLAGKKILVAGAGGLLGASVAFAILQNQGSIVAADIDTNLAEERLKAAGVDTGSGRVEICELDVTSEDSVAAFFAGAEGLSGAVNCTYPRNATYGAHFFDVTLQSFNENSSLHLGSAFLFCQQCARYFLKNNDGFSLVNLASIYGVVAPTFGIYDGTSMTMPVEYAAIKSAIIHLTKYTSAYVKDSRFRVNSVSPGGILDGQPEAFLRQYRDQTNGKGMLDVEDVTPTIIFLLSDSSAYLTGQNIVIDDGFSV is encoded by the coding sequence ATGTTAGCTGGAAAAAAAATTTTGGTTGCTGGTGCTGGGGGCTTACTAGGTGCGAGTGTCGCTTTTGCAATTTTACAGAATCAGGGCTCAATTGTCGCAGCAGATATTGATACCAATCTTGCTGAAGAACGATTGAAAGCAGCAGGGGTAGACACAGGAAGCGGTCGAGTCGAGATATGTGAGTTAGACGTTACTTCTGAGGATAGTGTTGCTGCTTTTTTTGCAGGTGCCGAAGGGTTAAGCGGTGCGGTTAATTGTACGTATCCTCGAAATGCCACATATGGAGCCCATTTTTTTGATGTAACTCTTCAAAGTTTTAATGAAAACTCTAGCCTTCATTTGGGGTCTGCGTTTCTTTTTTGTCAGCAATGTGCTCGCTATTTTTTAAAAAATAATGATGGCTTTTCCTTGGTAAATTTGGCTTCGATTTATGGGGTCGTTGCGCCTACATTTGGTATTTATGATGGCACTTCTATGACGATGCCGGTTGAATATGCTGCCATTAAATCAGCAATAATCCATCTTACCAAATATACTAGTGCATACGTAAAAGACAGTCGCTTTCGAGTGAACTCCGTAAGTCCAGGCGGTATATTGGATGGTCAACCAGAAGCTTTCTTAAGACAATATCGAGATCAGACAAATGGAAAAGGAATGTTAGATGTTGAAGATGTAACACCTACGATAATCTTTCTTCTTTCTGATTCTTCAGCATATCTTACTGGACAAAATATAGTTATTGATGATGGCTTTTCAGTTTAA
- a CDS encoding polysaccharide biosynthesis protein: MFSNLGLKLIALSRAQKKALMLLADFILIPLALWGAWALRLGELWPTHLASSILLFPLLVFGSMIFFVRLGLYRAVIHFMGIKAIRTIALGVCVSSWLLFSLAFILRIESFPRSVPFIYSLLLFICVGGSRWTVRTLYHHLRFKQHAKHPVIIYGAGEAGFQLAKSLIAGEDFFPSAFLDDDKALHNCIVHDIKVYPPEQLASVIAITKAKRVLLAVPSATQEERKKILDKLDGHSLRVQTIPSLEAIVSDKARLNQLQDVAVEDLLGRDPVPPREELFSACIKEKNVLVTGAGGSIGSELCRQIVRAKPNVLVLYELTELALYTIDQELHELLKELDSASIQVIPVLGSVCDRQRLNEVFIKYDINTVYHAAAYKHVPLVEGNVFQGIKNNIFGTKILAESAEQAGVKNFVLISTDKAVRPTNVMGATKRTAELILQAMAAKESKTVFSMVRFGNVLGSSGSVVPLFKKQIASGGPLTVTHKDITRYFMTIPEAAQLVIQAGAMGIGGDVFVLDMGSSVKVLDMARRMVWLSGKTIKDAEHPNGDIEISVVGLRPGEKLYEELLVGDNVQQTKHPKIMQAHEVFLSLNVLEEKLSKFALLEVENDCLAARNMLQEIVSGFTPNSPIVDSLYNPTKEVA, encoded by the coding sequence ATGTTTTCTAACCTTGGCTTGAAACTTATAGCGTTAAGTCGCGCTCAGAAAAAAGCTTTAATGCTACTTGCTGATTTTATACTTATTCCTTTAGCGTTATGGGGAGCTTGGGCGTTACGTTTGGGAGAGCTTTGGCCAACTCATCTGGCAAGTTCTATTTTGCTTTTTCCACTACTTGTTTTTGGAAGCATGATATTTTTTGTTCGGTTAGGGTTATACCGTGCAGTAATTCATTTTATGGGTATTAAGGCTATTCGCACTATTGCGTTGGGTGTGTGTGTATCTAGTTGGCTTTTGTTTTCATTAGCATTTATTCTACGTATCGAAAGTTTTCCTCGTTCCGTCCCGTTTATCTATTCTTTATTATTGTTTATTTGCGTAGGCGGTAGTCGTTGGACAGTTCGCACATTGTATCACCATTTACGATTTAAACAACATGCAAAGCATCCTGTAATTATTTATGGTGCAGGTGAGGCTGGTTTTCAGCTTGCTAAGAGCCTGATTGCAGGTGAGGATTTTTTTCCGAGCGCTTTTTTGGATGATGATAAGGCGCTTCACAATTGTATTGTGCATGACATAAAAGTTTATCCACCTGAGCAGTTAGCTAGTGTAATTGCGATAACAAAAGCTAAACGAGTTTTGTTGGCTGTTCCAAGTGCAACTCAAGAAGAGCGAAAAAAGATTTTGGATAAACTTGATGGACATTCACTCCGAGTACAAACAATTCCTTCTCTTGAGGCGATTGTTTCAGATAAGGCAAGGCTTAACCAGCTTCAGGATGTTGCTGTAGAGGACTTGTTGGGTCGTGATCCTGTCCCCCCTAGAGAAGAGCTTTTTTCTGCCTGTATTAAAGAAAAAAATGTATTGGTTACTGGTGCTGGAGGATCCATTGGGTCAGAATTATGCAGACAAATTGTCCGTGCAAAACCTAATGTCTTAGTATTGTATGAGCTAACAGAATTAGCACTTTATACTATTGATCAAGAACTTCATGAATTACTTAAGGAGCTAGATTCTGCTTCGATTCAAGTAATTCCAGTTTTGGGATCCGTATGTGATCGCCAAAGATTAAATGAAGTCTTTATAAAATATGATATTAATACAGTATACCATGCTGCTGCGTATAAACATGTTCCTCTTGTAGAAGGAAATGTTTTTCAAGGTATTAAGAATAATATTTTTGGAACAAAAATTTTAGCTGAATCAGCTGAACAGGCAGGAGTTAAAAATTTTGTCTTGATTTCAACCGATAAAGCTGTCCGCCCAACAAATGTGATGGGGGCTACAAAACGTACTGCAGAGCTAATCTTACAGGCAATGGCAGCGAAAGAATCCAAAACTGTATTTTCCATGGTTAGGTTTGGAAATGTGTTGGGGTCATCAGGTTCGGTTGTGCCATTATTTAAAAAACAAATAGCAAGTGGCGGTCCTCTTACTGTTACCCATAAAGATATTACGCGTTATTTTATGACGATTCCCGAAGCTGCTCAGTTGGTTATTCAGGCTGGTGCAATGGGGATAGGTGGTGATGTGTTTGTCTTGGATATGGGGAGTTCAGTAAAGGTACTTGATATGGCTCGCAGAATGGTGTGGCTTTCAGGAAAAACTATTAAGGACGCAGAACATCCCAATGGTGATATTGAAATTTCTGTAGTCGGGTTGCGTCCTGGAGAAAAGCTATACGAAGAATTACTGGTTGGTGATAATGTTCAACAAACCAAACATCCTAAGATAATGCAAGCACACGAGGTCTTTCTTTCACTCAATGTTTTAGAAGAAAAACTGTCAAAGTTTGCATTGCTTGAAGTTGAAAATGATTGTTTAGCCGCTCGAAACATGCTTCAGGAAATTGTCAGTGGTTTTACCCCAAATTCTCCGATTGTTGATTCGCTGTATAACCCAACTAAGGAAGTAGCCTAG
- the neuC gene encoding UDP-N-acetylglucosamine 2-epimerase: MKKIAVFTGARSEYGLLYQLIKHLHVNEDVSLQLIVGGMHLTPEFGYTVTEIEKDGFPIAEKIDFLLSSGSAVGTAKSMGLALIAASDCLERLRPDLLVILGDRTESLAIAQAAMVTRIPIAHIHGGEITEGAIDEAIRHSLTKMSHLHFTSTEEYRKRVIQLGEQPDRVFNVGAPGIDNIVKLKLLSWDELQQSLPFSLSPKYIVMTYHPVTLLADDGVNDLKNLLDVIEEHSEYDVVITYPNADSSSHRVIELLKAFHEKNVTRVKVAQSLGQVRYLSVLKYCQAVVGNSSSGIIEAPSFGIPTINIGARQKGRVCSDSVLHSDGSPDSLRQCFSQITNPSFQKKCRTLENPYGQGTASERIAEVLLSTPFDKILSKTFYDI; this comes from the coding sequence ATGAAAAAGATAGCTGTATTTACAGGCGCACGATCTGAGTATGGTCTATTATACCAACTGATAAAACATCTTCATGTGAATGAAGATGTGAGTCTTCAGTTGATTGTGGGGGGAATGCATCTTACACCGGAGTTTGGCTACACAGTTACAGAGATTGAAAAAGATGGCTTTCCAATTGCTGAAAAAATAGATTTTTTATTGTCCTCAGGAAGCGCAGTTGGCACAGCCAAGTCAATGGGATTGGCTTTGATTGCTGCAAGTGATTGCTTGGAGCGTTTACGACCAGATTTATTAGTTATTCTTGGTGATAGGACGGAATCTCTTGCCATCGCTCAGGCTGCAATGGTTACTCGAATCCCAATTGCTCATATTCATGGTGGCGAAATAACAGAAGGGGCTATTGACGAAGCTATCCGGCATTCATTGACGAAGATGTCCCATCTTCACTTTACCTCTACAGAGGAATACCGAAAGAGAGTTATCCAACTTGGTGAACAGCCTGATAGAGTTTTCAATGTTGGCGCGCCAGGAATAGACAATATTGTAAAACTCAAGTTGCTTAGTTGGGATGAGCTACAGCAGAGTTTGCCTTTTTCATTGTCACCAAAGTATATTGTGATGACTTACCATCCAGTTACCCTTCTTGCTGATGATGGAGTTAATGATCTGAAAAATTTGTTGGATGTTATTGAGGAACATTCGGAATACGATGTTGTGATTACCTATCCAAATGCAGATTCAAGCAGCCATAGGGTCATTGAACTGCTAAAAGCGTTTCATGAAAAAAATGTAACTAGAGTAAAGGTAGCACAATCTCTTGGGCAAGTTCGCTATTTGAGTGTCCTTAAGTATTGTCAGGCTGTAGTAGGTAATTCTTCAAGCGGCATAATAGAAGCTCCATCTTTTGGGATCCCCACTATTAATATTGGTGCCAGGCAAAAAGGTCGTGTTTGTAGTGATTCTGTTTTGCATAGTGACGGTTCACCGGATTCTTTGCGGCAGTGTTTTTCACAAATTACCAATCCAAGTTTTCAGAAGAAGTGTCGTACATTGGAGAACCCATATGGACAGGGTACTGCCTCAGAGCGCATAGCAGAAGTGTTGCTTTCTACTCCTTTTGACAAAATTTTGTCTAAGACTTTTTATGATATCTAG
- a CDS encoding LegC family aminotransferase gives MLNSIIPFIRSVYSTDDFIPLHAPVFEGNEHEYVSRAIKSTFVSSVGKYVDQFEKQMEALTGTGKAVATVNGTAALHTALVMAGVRCGDFVITQALTFVATCNALHHMGATPIFVDVSKVSLGLCPIATEAYLDENAHIDGDGQCIHTETGRRIQAIVPMHTFGHPVQLGELDAICEKWNLVLVEDAAESLGSYYEGQHTGTIGEYGAVSFNGNKIVTTGGGGVVLCNQYENGVRAKHLTTTAKKPHPYEFFHDEPGFNYRMPNLNAALGCGQLEKLAEFLESKRRLALCYQDFFEGTEFEFVKEPPYAKSNYWLNAIICPSKDVRDRLLQVTNSASVMTRPVWTLMHRLPAFSSSPRGPLCNSESFESRIVNLPSSPPMD, from the coding sequence ATGCTAAATTCGATAATTCCTTTCATACGCTCAGTGTATTCTACTGACGATTTTATTCCACTTCATGCCCCTGTATTTGAAGGGAATGAACATGAGTACGTTTCACGTGCTATCAAGAGCACTTTTGTTTCTAGTGTGGGTAAGTACGTAGATCAGTTCGAAAAGCAGATGGAGGCTCTTACAGGAACTGGAAAAGCTGTTGCTACTGTGAATGGAACTGCTGCTCTACATACTGCACTAGTTATGGCAGGAGTGAGGTGTGGCGATTTCGTAATTACTCAAGCTCTTACTTTTGTTGCAACTTGTAATGCGTTGCATCACATGGGAGCTACTCCAATATTTGTTGATGTTTCGAAAGTGAGTTTAGGGCTTTGTCCAATTGCAACTGAAGCATATTTGGATGAAAATGCCCATATTGATGGTGACGGACAGTGTATTCATACGGAGACAGGGAGACGTATTCAAGCAATAGTTCCAATGCATACATTTGGTCATCCTGTGCAGTTGGGAGAGCTTGATGCTATCTGTGAAAAGTGGAATCTGGTGCTGGTTGAAGATGCTGCTGAAAGTCTCGGCTCCTACTATGAGGGGCAACATACTGGCACTATCGGTGAGTATGGTGCCGTAAGTTTTAATGGTAACAAGATTGTTACCACTGGTGGTGGTGGTGTGGTGTTATGCAATCAGTATGAAAATGGGGTTCGCGCAAAACATCTTACGACTACAGCAAAGAAACCCCATCCATACGAATTTTTTCATGATGAGCCTGGTTTTAACTATCGCATGCCTAATTTGAATGCTGCATTGGGGTGTGGGCAGCTTGAGAAACTTGCAGAATTTTTAGAGTCCAAAAGACGCTTGGCGCTGTGTTATCAAGACTTTTTTGAAGGGACTGAGTTTGAATTCGTTAAAGAGCCTCCATATGCTAAATCTAATTATTGGCTAAATGCTATTATTTGCCCTAGTAAAGATGTTAGGGATAGATTACTGCAGGTTACAAATAGTGCTTCAGTTATGACTCGGCCTGTTTGGACTTTGATGCATAGATTGCCTGCCTTTAGCTCTTCCCCACGCGGTCCTTTATGCAATTCAGAATCTTTTGAATCTCGAATTGTCAATTTACCAAGCTCCCCTCCTATGGACTAA
- a CDS encoding acylneuraminate cytidylyltransferase family protein produces the protein MVSHGFVFARGGSKGLPGKNIKKLCGKPLLQYSIEVAKQVQGLDKVFVSTDDEEIASVAESVGAIVIPRPKALAEDTTPEWLAWIDAVKWVEKKYGHFHGFVSLPATSPLRSVEDVVAAMDRLKNSKADICIAVTAASRSPYFNMVKINEEGLTELVCSDGGNFVRRQDVPRVYDITTAVYATTASYVLNGTGVLNGKTVAIEIPKERAVDIDDIYDFKFAEAILMTKGSRC, from the coding sequence ATGGTTAGCCATGGTTTTGTTTTTGCACGGGGCGGTTCGAAGGGGTTGCCTGGAAAAAATATTAAAAAGTTGTGTGGTAAGCCGTTATTGCAATACTCCATTGAAGTGGCAAAACAGGTGCAGGGTTTGGATAAGGTTTTTGTTTCAACAGATGATGAAGAAATTGCTTCAGTCGCTGAATCTGTAGGTGCGATTGTAATTCCACGCCCTAAAGCATTGGCTGAAGATACAACACCTGAGTGGTTAGCGTGGATAGACGCGGTTAAGTGGGTTGAGAAAAAATACGGTCATTTTCATGGCTTTGTAAGTTTGCCTGCAACTAGTCCATTGCGAAGTGTAGAGGATGTTGTCGCTGCAATGGATAGACTGAAAAATTCAAAAGCAGATATATGTATTGCTGTTACAGCTGCCTCACGGAGCCCTTACTTTAATATGGTTAAGATTAATGAAGAAGGGCTTACCGAACTAGTTTGTTCTGATGGTGGGAACTTTGTGCGCAGGCAGGATGTCCCTAGGGTTTATGACATTACAACAGCTGTTTATGCTACAACCGCGAGCTACGTTTTGAATGGAACTGGCGTGTTAAATGGAAAAACTGTAGCGATTGAAATTCCGAAAGAGCGAGCAGTAGACATTGATGACATTTATGACTTCAAATTTGCTGAAGCTATTTTAATGACAAAGGGAAGCAGATGTTAG
- a CDS encoding Gfo/Idh/MocA family protein, translating into MIKYVLVVGLGEISKRHRSNIKKMFPAMKVIAVPSRGKLPTAPVPDADLVVADIEIALFYPIYFAIIASPAPFHAIHSRKILEKDIPLFIEKPVTSTAADVSFLRSVINDPTFPVAIGYCLRFLPSAQVVAKAIYDDMVGEIYNVTASVGQFLPTWRPAIDFRNSVTANAELGGGALLELSHEFDYLQWLFGDLSFSYGVLRTSTELGLDVEELVDVVLRTDSGAVCNVHLDLLQKYPRRECLIVGSEGRLEWNLVANSVAFYDQNGKTVLYDDVLYDKNKMYLDMLKDFERILAGEAGMCTTFEEAGSVVSLIETIKQHAVVEKM; encoded by the coding sequence ATGATCAAATATGTCCTTGTCGTTGGACTTGGGGAGATTTCAAAACGGCATCGGTCAAATATAAAAAAAATGTTTCCTGCAATGAAGGTAATTGCAGTGCCTTCAAGAGGAAAATTACCAACAGCACCTGTACCTGATGCAGATTTGGTTGTTGCAGATATAGAGATTGCACTTTTTTATCCTATTTACTTTGCAATAATCGCCTCACCAGCACCGTTTCACGCAATTCATTCCAGAAAAATATTAGAAAAAGATATTCCGCTTTTTATAGAGAAGCCTGTTACCTCAACTGCTGCTGATGTGAGCTTTTTGCGAAGCGTTATTAACGACCCTACGTTTCCTGTGGCTATTGGTTATTGTCTTCGCTTCCTGCCTTCCGCCCAAGTTGTGGCAAAGGCAATATATGATGATATGGTAGGGGAGATTTATAATGTCACAGCATCAGTTGGGCAGTTTTTACCAACTTGGCGACCTGCCATTGATTTTCGGAACAGCGTCACTGCTAACGCAGAGCTTGGTGGAGGAGCTTTGCTGGAGCTTAGCCATGAGTTTGATTACCTTCAGTGGTTGTTTGGAGATCTTTCTTTTTCATACGGAGTCTTACGTACTTCAACAGAGCTAGGGTTGGATGTAGAGGAGCTTGTGGATGTTGTATTGCGAACAGATAGCGGCGCTGTTTGTAATGTGCACCTTGACTTGCTTCAAAAGTATCCTCGCAGGGAATGCTTAATTGTCGGATCTGAAGGGAGGCTTGAGTGGAATCTTGTTGCGAACTCAGTAGCTTTTTATGATCAAAACGGCAAAACGGTTCTGTATGACGATGTTCTGTATGATAAAAATAAAATGTACCTTGATATGCTGAAAGATTTTGAGCGAATACTAGCTGGAGAAGCAGGGATGTGTACAACATTTGAGGAAGCAGGTTCTGTTGTTTCGTTGATTGAAACAATAAAGCAACATGCGGTAGTGGAGAAAATGTAA
- the neuB gene encoding N-acetylneuraminate synthase — MSVLIIAEAGVNHNGNEQLAFELVDAASASGADIVKFQTFKARNLVTKTAQQCSYQAENIGQSESQFSMLKRLELPIETHFKLLEYCEKKNIKFLSTAFDSESLAFLVNDIKLPLLKLPSGEITNAPFLLEHAKTGCELILSTGMATLEEVENALGVLAFGLLGYDEKLAGRAAFAAAYNSVEGKKALRDKVTLLHCTTEYPAPMDSINLRAMDTLKNTFELPVGYSDHSAGTTIPIAAVARGAVVIEKHFTLDRNLPGPDHKASLEPNELATMVQGVRDVERALGTGEKKPSVVELKNLPQVRKSVVAAASIAVGESFSKLNLQIKRPGSGVSPYDYWQLLQMKADKEYCEGELIEYS; from the coding sequence ATGAGTGTATTAATTATTGCGGAAGCTGGAGTAAACCATAACGGTAATGAACAACTGGCTTTTGAGTTAGTAGACGCTGCGAGTGCTTCTGGTGCAGATATAGTAAAATTTCAAACATTTAAGGCTAGAAACTTAGTGACCAAGACCGCTCAGCAGTGTAGTTATCAAGCAGAGAATATCGGGCAAAGCGAGTCGCAATTTTCTATGCTTAAGCGCTTGGAACTTCCTATAGAAACTCATTTTAAGCTTTTGGAATATTGTGAGAAGAAGAATATTAAATTTTTATCAACAGCCTTTGATTCTGAAAGCTTAGCCTTTTTAGTAAACGATATTAAGTTACCGCTTCTTAAACTACCAAGTGGCGAAATTACGAATGCGCCTTTTTTATTAGAGCATGCGAAAACTGGTTGTGAGCTTATTCTTTCAACTGGGATGGCAACACTTGAAGAAGTAGAAAATGCACTAGGTGTATTGGCTTTTGGACTACTTGGGTATGATGAAAAGTTGGCAGGAAGAGCTGCTTTTGCTGCTGCATATAATTCTGTTGAAGGAAAAAAGGCACTGCGTGACAAGGTAACTTTGTTACACTGTACAACTGAGTATCCGGCACCGATGGATAGTATTAACCTTCGAGCAATGGATACGCTTAAAAACACATTTGAGTTACCTGTGGGCTACTCTGATCACAGCGCAGGAACTACTATTCCTATTGCCGCTGTCGCAAGAGGTGCTGTTGTAATTGAAAAACACTTCACACTGGATCGTAATTTGCCAGGGCCTGACCATAAAGCATCTCTAGAGCCAAATGAACTTGCGACGATGGTGCAGGGAGTACGTGACGTGGAACGGGCGTTAGGAACAGGTGAAAAGAAGCCTAGTGTTGTGGAACTGAAAAATTTACCACAAGTCCGCAAAAGTGTTGTTGCCGCTGCTTCAATAGCTGTCGGTGAATCATTTTCTAAATTAAATTTGCAGATTAAACGTCCCGGTTCTGGGGTTTCTCCTTATGATTACTGGCAATTGCTGCAGATGAAAGCCGATAAAGAGTATTGTGAAGGTGAGTTAATTGAATACTCCTAA
- a CDS encoding acetyltransferase — MNTPNTIILGAGGHAKVLVDILRQREHFCGAFVSPMFTSEPVFSGLQWLASDDDVCKFSSGNTVLVNGIGMLPGKHLRKELFLSFSALGYRFKKVISPQAIVSTYAELGDGVQVLPGAIIQAGVVIGANTIINSGAIIEHDCVIGEHCHIAPGVTMSGQVSVGTSVHIGTGANLIQSISVGEDVVVGAGAIVTKNVDSFKKVYPARGIIKR, encoded by the coding sequence TTGAATACTCCTAACACTATTATCTTAGGCGCCGGAGGCCACGCAAAGGTTCTGGTCGATATTTTGCGGCAGAGAGAGCATTTTTGTGGAGCGTTTGTAAGCCCAATGTTTACTAGCGAACCGGTTTTTTCAGGACTGCAGTGGCTGGCTTCTGATGACGATGTGTGTAAGTTTTCTTCCGGAAATACTGTGCTTGTAAATGGCATAGGTATGTTGCCGGGGAAGCATTTGCGAAAAGAGCTGTTTTTGTCTTTTAGTGCGCTTGGATATAGGTTTAAAAAAGTTATTTCCCCACAGGCTATTGTTTCCACCTATGCAGAACTTGGTGATGGTGTTCAGGTGTTACCAGGAGCTATTATTCAGGCAGGTGTAGTTATTGGCGCTAATACAATAATTAATAGCGGGGCAATAATTGAGCATGATTGTGTGATTGGTGAGCATTGCCATATTGCTCCCGGTGTGACGATGAGTGGGCAAGTATCTGTAGGTACTAGTGTTCATATAGGAACTGGAGCGAATCTTATTCAGTCCATCTCTGTCGGAGAAGATGTTGTTGTAGGAGCAGGCGCAATTGTTACAAAAAATGTGGATAGTTTTAAAAAGGTGTATCCTGCGCGTGGGATTATAAAAAGGTAG